GTGGCCATGGAGAGCACATTTCCTATGCAAATCAGTACACAAAACACCCTTAAAACACCAATTGGCTTAGGAGCCAAAAGAAACCAAGAACTTTTGATCCCACAACCAACCAACACATCAACAGACTTCAACTGAAAAACTTCACAAAACCCAAGCACTTCTCCCTATCAAACACACTGCAGAATACCAAACATTGCACATCATGATCCTAAgtccaaaaatcttttcttctaGCAACATTTAAACCttatttacttgaaacagaAATTATGAAACTCCATGAAGGCATCCTATAAATCTATTGCTTCAAAACCAATAACTAAATCTACAGAACTCCAGCTTAATAGAAAGAGAAATGGAAAAGCAACCATCAAAGAAAATTTTCAGATCACATGAAATTTCTGTATAAAAGCGATCAAGAGTTACCTGTTCAATGATTGCTTAAGCTCCTTAATCTTCTGCTGAGTCATCTCTCCtcttgaaaaatcaaaaaccTCTTCACTCAAAagctgaaaaaaaaattgaatttagtaCTCGCTGTTaggacaaaaataaaagttttaaaaaaataagataagctGACTTTCAACACATGATAAACTTACTTTCAATATAGCCATACAATTCTCACAaattgtttcactagtttttgcCGCTGCGACAAGGTCAGGAATAAACTTCTCCCATCTTGTTGGCCAATCGTGCTTCAAAATCTGCATGAGATAAACAGATCATTGTATGGGTTTTAGCTGTGCGCAAATTCATGATTATATATCAAAGGCCAGGGGAATGAAAATAAGAACTCAACGCAAAGAATGTTCCTGAATCCAGATTTTGGGCGAATTGTTAAAGAATTGGCAGCCTTGatctcaaaaaataattaaaaataaaataatcgatttaaataataaaatagactttcaagtttcaacaatTAGGTAGcaagagaaaaataatttgagagatgaaaatgaagagGTGTGCAACATTAAGAACCTTGAACTCATACAACGTGCACTGGATAATGGGGTTACAAAGCTAACAGAATAACTACTAAAAACAACATTAGGGCATTTGTTACCTGGACTAATATGATATTGAGTTTGTTGACATACAACCTTTCAGTCCGAAATGATGCATCATTGCTAGAAAGCTGTGCAATGAAAGTACAACAATATCAATGATGCAGGGAAACTAGGTATCCGgaaaaaaagatgatgaatATCAAGGTATGTCTGATTAGCTAAATGTTTCTTCTTTCTCAAATGCAGCTGATACCTGTACAATAACATCAGAGATGAAATTTTTCATTCCGTCTCGCTGCTCGACAGGTAGTGCATTCCATCTATACTTAATTACACCTTCTAGAACCTGTATGTACaagccaaaaaaaaaactagtaaGAAGGCAGCTAAATTGACATTCTGATAACAAGTGGAAAGCTAGTTTGAGACCTAACAAATGTTGTAAACAGAACTATCAGCCACTTGAATGCAGAGGCCAGAACTAAATACCCAAATATCATAAGAACAAAGCACAAGAAGCAAATGAACCATTCTATAGAGTTATCTAAACAATGCGACCCTTGTCATTtgctttgtatttttaaatataatgcACACTTGTCCACCACTAGTCATAGCATTATGGACTTACGGTCTAACCATGGCATTTTGCAGGAACGGTTTAAGTCCCTAATAAACCATATCCTAAATGAATGACTGAATATATAAATAAGGAGTTATCTGGACAACAATATCCTTGTTATTTTCATCGGCTTTATACATGTAATGGTCGGTTGTCCAGCATATTAATAGCATTATGACCTAAACGAACACATTTTGCAGGAATGAATTAAGTCCGTAAATCCGTAAACCCTAAATGCTATGGCTCAGATCATTAACAAAACCAACCTGCAAGGCGAAGAACTTTGTGTTGAGATTTTGAGTGTTCTGCAAAATATGCATTACTTGAAGCCACATATCGGGATTGTTTTGCAAGTCGCGCAAAATCTGATCAGCAGCACTTCTCTGCAAGATTACAATCCGCACGAAAACCTGTTAGTCTTCACAACACCAAAGGGGCAAAATTTCCACACACAGTGCCACGTCCTCTTTAAGTGAAACAAGCCCAACGACTAATGCAGCAGCAGCATATTCATCAAAACAGCACTCCAACACAACCAACCAATAGACATTGGTAATGTTCCCAATTTTCAATCCCATATAAGTTTAATTAAGTATCAACCATTAGttagttcaaaaaaaaaaaagaaaaaagcaataCACACCCCAGATTAATCATACTCAATTTGAGTTctgaaaatatgatttttgcagtCAATAATATTAGCACGGTGTTAAACAGCTTCGCTAAAGCCCCTTCTAATGAAAGACCCAATAAAAAAAGTGGCAACTTCAAGAGAATTTTAAACCCTAAAATATGTAGGGTACATTGCGGCAGTGCAAAGAGAGTCGAAGAAGGAGGAGAATAGTGGAAGCTGACCTCTTCTTTAGATCCGGTGCCATAGAAGGCGGCGACGGTGGCGTCAAGCAAGGGCACATCAATCGGCTGGCTCAAATCTCTGAGCTTCTCGGCGGCCATGGCTGAGAGCTTAGAGAGTGATAAACCCTAGAGAGAGACACACAAGGAGACAAATACAGAGAGCGAATAGAATGtgtaaaagagagagagagaagagaaagaagcaaaaccctagaaagagaaagagagggagaTTCGAGAGAAAGATTTTAGGGAGAAAGGGAGGGAGAGACACAAACACGCAGACACAACCCTTTTTcccactttttattttaatttttattcgtttggaaataaaaatatatatatatagagtgaGAGAAGGGTAAAAGACAGCTTGAATTTGAAGCAGagtaagagagagaaagagagagcgAAGAAGTGTGTTGTGAAGGGGGAAAAAGCGAAGTGAAGTTGTTAGTGGTGAATGAAGggtgatttgatttgatttgattggatGAGTGCGGGTGTGTGTGTGAGTTTGGTAACTAAGAATGAATAGGAATGGAATGGGTTCAGTCCAACTCGCTGGGACTGACACTTTTTTGGGCCCTATAACTTACATAACTCTAATTCCTTTCATGGGTGGGGCTATTTACTATTTACTAAACCTTGTGTACATGGATTTTTGTGAGTCAATTTTAGTAAACCACTTTTACGGTTTATAGTTTAcacttctatttattattaaataaaaatttatttataattatttttttatgaaaataataattaaaaattaatttaatcaaatatattaaattatttaatcattCTTAACTAttacttttatattaaaataattatatataaataattattttattagtattcttaattattattattattttcttaatgtTTGTTGTTGTCACAAAATCTCAAACTCAAATAAGATTGTATGCTCAAATTGATGGAGATAACCATTACATTCTTCTTATACCTGCTTGCCAATtggacaaaaaattattatttttattttgattattgttatATCATTCAATATTTGAATGGAACGgtataaaatatgaatttaattttaatatattatcaatGTAAAGTAGTTTTATACGTGCATTCAATTATGTGATGtcatattagtaaaaaaaactattttttacatTGAATGCGTGAACGGtcataaaaaaaaacagataTGATTGTTTTCAATTACATTGATAAGTGGCAGTCTGCGCTTCCTACCGGTAGTTCTGTTTGCACCCGTTCTATTCATTGTTTTCaataagtttcaaactcaagttgtcacttgagtttgagggagatgttagaatataattaagatcaattagcattatttaacatatctgaatatttattataggatattacgtctttattatttcgattctcttagcacctataaatattcttctatattgtatcattttaGACAACTTGAATGCACTCAATAATATACCATCCATTCTCCAGTTTAGTCTCTTGtgtctaatataaaatattttacaagaTTAATGGGTGAATATGGTGAACAACGATATCACACAAATTACGTCTATTTTTTGGTGAACAACGatataaaaaagagagagagagagaaagaaagagaaaacagtGAAGAATAAATTATCCAAAGTTCTGCACAGAGGAAGTAATGCATTTGGAGGTGGCCAAACTATCTCAGCATCAATATCACAAACTTCTCTTTTAACAAGCTAATGTGCAATTTTATTATAATCTCTTGTTATGAGTTCAAATTTTACTTCTCAATCTGCTCTCGTCTTTAAGTGAAAGATCCTTTTAACTATCTCTATTTCACTATGTCTATAGGTAATCTAATCCAGACACCAGATCATACGACTCAGGACAGTCAAACTTATACTCCACGAGCTTGATTCCAAATTCAGCAGCATGACGTAAATCTTTTCACATGCTCTAAAGTTTTACTTTGATGGCATTGACACCATTAATTCGGTTTGTTCCTCCTATCACTTAGTTGTCAGAATTATTTTGCAAACATCACCCAAAACCAGTATATATaacttgtaatattttttttaaacacatttaattcaaaagaatttatttaggaagattatgtcatttgagttatatATAATTCATTGGCAACAAAACGTGCCTTATAGAAGGTATAAATATTTGTAGTTGCATTTTTTATGAGTGAATATGGAGTGTTTTATttgttgggaataagacaccattcccccttgagaaaacacctttgacagagaaataaaatagacacaatcacaacacaagaatttaacgtggaaactccaattaccggagaaaaaccacggccgttgtcaaatgacaaccagagaatatcactatgtgaaaattgttacaacacatagacttctttctctcaccGGCACCCATTATTATCATCTCTATCATCAAGAATAAAGTTATAAATTAGGGTGAGATTAAGAGACTTAATTGACATTCCTAcctaataaaatagacaatatcaacaaatgaattaagataaaaaaatattttatttttcgtttttgattgttttagtattttgtttttaatatttaaattaaataaatactgtataatttattgtaaaaaattaaaaattagatgcTTGTTGTGAAATACCTTTTCAAGATTACTTCTTAGTAAGCAAAGTTTACAAATCAAAAGTATGCTTTGACAAGCAACGCTCTATTTACATATGagtatacttttttttttgtcaaataaattaaacaaacagTTCTCAATCCTAAATATTATATTACAAACTCACACCCCAACACTTGGATTCTTATTCATTACTTGATCTTTGCCAAATTTCAACTCAAAATATAACATATTAAGAGGCATATAATTTATGACTTGAACTAAAATCTTGACTACCATATGGTTATGATTTAGCAACATCgcaaaaattagataaaatttgaCCCAAAACTAATCTTATATTTTGGGCTTGAAGGTGTCTGTTGCTAGCAAAGAAATGACGGTGAAGGATGATcgtcaaaattaaaaagaaattagacaAAACCGAAACTAATAGaatattttaaacaaataaatgaacaaaaaaattaaacagaattAAATTCTCAATCTAATTTGATTTTGCCTACAAAAATGCTAAATACATCAattcacaacaacaacaacaataataattcgGTCTCAAGTATTAAAATAAATGGTCAAAGAAAGCAACGACAGCAAAAGTTTACAAATCTATTTGATGATGGCGACAAAGCAAAGATGCAACAACGACAATGAGTGCAAATTTAGCAGCAACTAGGGGTGACAAATGGACCGAAACTCATTGGACTGGCCTATGTAACCCGCCAAAAAAATGAGTTGGGCTGGAAATTTGAAACTATCTCACCAGCACCGCAATTCGTAGGCTTCGGCGGGGCGAACTTCCCCAACAGGGCCAGCAGGGCAGACGTGTTTTTTGTTAGGGCCTTTTTACAAATTTCTAGGGTATTATTATCtacaagaagatgaagatgataaCTGAAGATattttaagttatattttttattatgttttatatttgattgattataaagttgaagatgtttaattatatgttttgaataatgtttattttgttttgggcaatgttaattttattactttgttttaaaaagccttggtttataattatgtttattacatttataattatagaatttaatatttgtgaatttagaaattataatttttttatgtttttaaaaattataaatttattaaaatggttgtgaaattatatatattatttaatatttaataatttataaaaaaatttgagggTTTGGCTCATAAGCCCGCCATTAGGCAAGGCGAGAACCTCATTAGGTGGGGCGGAGCAGACCATCCCGCCAGATGACAAGCTTTTTGCGAGCAGGGCAGACTTTTCCATTTATCACCTCTAGCAACAACGTAGCAAGATGATAGaagtaaaagaagaaacaataacAAGAAGAGCAGTGGATGGAGCGATGGCAAGAGGAACAAATATCTAGTAACAATGATGGACAGAGGGCCTACAATGATGAGAATTGACAAGTAAAGACTCCATAGCAATGACACTAAGTCCTGCAGTTGCAATACGCAGCAATAGAGAGATTACAAATCAATGACACCAAGAAGGGCTAGTTGATTCGAGAGACAAAATAGAGGAAAGGAAGGAGGGAAAGACCTAgctgatttttttttccatCACAATATCCCTAACCTAGTAAAGACCTAGCTGATTTTTTTTCCATCAGGATATCCCTAACCTAGTAAATCAATGATTAATTTGTTGTGGATCGAAGCTCCATTTAAGAGTTTACTTCTGGCCAATGAATTGTTACATACACAAGGCTTAATTCGAACTAACAAAAGTAGACAAGAATTAATCGGAGTTTAGATTTCTACTCTCTAGGTTTAACCAGTCCCGGCTGGATAACCCAAACATGAACCATAACACGGTTTATATAATAGACCGGATCACTCCTTTTCGTTTTGGGTTTTACCAAAGTTGCCAAAAAAGAGGGGCTAGTTCTGACCAGAATTGAGAACCAGCATGGCCCGGTTATGTTCACCCCTACTGCCgacattctctttactttcaattTCACTCACTGCCATCTATCCTTTTTGTTCAGGAGCCGTTTACCATTCATCCTATAGTAATCTTTGTCCTTTGAATAACCATAAGCGTCTCCATCACAAGATGTTCAATATTGGCTTTGAAGGAATGATTGCTTATATCATCATCGTATGACCACGTGGCACAAGAAAAGTATAGAGAACAATTGAAATTTAGCCGACCATCTTAACAATTTGGGTCCGGCtcacaaaaaatgaaaagtacTCATCAATGTATATTCTAAACTTAAACATGAAAAGCAACAACAATCTGGCTAATCAATAGTAAGGGATAAATTATGTTTTCTCTTTtcctatttaattaatttatatcacTCTGACACACACTCCCCAACACTGAAAACCTTTGATGTTTGTCTACCTAATTGATCCATTTTGTATGGATGAGACCTTGCAAACACCAGCTGATGTGGTGAGTGGAACATCCTTGTAGCATGCCACTAGTTCTCCATTACTTTGCAGATCCACTTGCAATGTTTCCCAGACTTTCTTCTTTGGGTTCAAGAGTTCATCAGGATTACCTTCAAACCCTGGGAATGTGACTCTTTCTCCAACTTTTGCTGAACTGGGTGGCTCAACCAACTCCACCTATGAGCACAGCAATCAGAAATTTAGCACTCTACTACTCTAATACCTCAAGTGAAAGAAGTACttgaaaggaaaacaaaaaaatacttcaGGGAAGAAAATTCCAAAGAAATTCAAACGCAGCAACAGTGTGGTTAAAAGATACACATTGCGGTTATGTACACGCAGCGTGAGATCATACATCTTTTACTAATCATGATTCAATTATTTTCTTTGGTAAACAACCAACGAAATATATGCCCACCAATGTACATACATGTAAAGGCATTGTGTTTTCCTTACCTTGGTGTGATCACTATTCGAAGCAGCTAGAACCATTGCTTGGGATTTAATTCCCCTCATGGTTGCTGGCTTTAGGTTGCAGAGAACACAGACCTTTCGATTCTGAagaaatttattaggattagtcaAGCGATAGATAAAACAGTACCTACAAAAGTAGTTATATAAACAGGATATACACATGCTAGCTGAACAGACCTGCATTTCTTCAAGTGGTATATACTTGACAAGCCCACTAACAACTGTTCTGGGCTGTTCTTCGCCAACATCAATCTCTTCCACGTATAGTGAATCAGCATCGGGATGTTTTTGAGCTTTCTTAATAAGGCCAACACGTATATCAAGCCTGCTGATGGTAATTTCTGGCTCAGGAGCAGCTTTGTTTTTGCCATCATTTGATGACTTTGACGATGATTTTTTCTTTCCACCATCTGTTGCAAACAATGGCATTAATCTGAGCATCCAATCTTTAAAACTTCGTAAAAGAGTATGCAATCAGACACACCATAACAAATGAGATATATCTAATGATTGCTATGATAAATAAGAATTAGTTAATGGTATCATACACAAGGATGCAACGATTGCTATATTATGGGTTATTAAGTTAAAATGGAGCAGCGTATTATAAATGGTCCAAGAAGCTATTTATTGTATTTGGGGATAGGATTCTTCGAGCTGAAGTACCTATCTGTGATATTTAGGGACATCTAAGGCATTAATGCATATAGTTTTGATACTTTTCCAACCCTTGTCTTCTGGTTTTGATATTCCGCCGAAATAATAGGATATCTCACCCTCTATCTTTGTATACTGtttttttccctccaaaaaccaaaacttttctaaaattagagaaagtagattaaataaaaatttataaaaaacaaCCTGAAATTTTTGTCTTCTTCAGTTCCTCGGCGACTTTTCCAGCTTCAGCCTCTGCACGCAAGATCCTATCAGCTTGACTTCCCGCAAATTTCTTCCTGTAGAACTCTACGTCTTCATCTTTCTGTTTAACAACATTGAACAAATCAATAAATCACACAACTAGAATGCAAGGATCTTTCCTAATTCACAAAAAACAAGTCAATACCAGTTCCTTGAACAGTGGCTGCGGTTTCCCAATTTTATGGCCAGCATTTAGGATCTCCCAAGGTATCTTTGCCTTGTTAACATCTCCTTTTTCGTCACAAAGCGAAAGATGCAATTCCGTAGACAAATTTAGCTGCTTAAATACCTTCAATGACAAAACAGAAAAGTACCCAGAATATATTGCAATATAAAAAATCTCAGTTTTTGTTTGGGGAAAAAACAAACAGAAGACCAACACTACATCGGAAAATCACGTAAAAAGGGAAGTGAATTTACCTCCTGTGTTAATGACGGCATAAAGGGTTCCAATAAACATGCAAGAATATATACAACCCCAACCGCAGTTTTCATAACAAGAGAACAAAGAGGTTTGTTTTCCTTGTAAAGGCGCCAAAATTCACATTCCTAGAAAGTTAATTAACAAAAAGGTCCAGAAGCAAGTTACACAGCCATTTAACATAACATTGGTGTTAAAATGCCAACAAGGGGCATGGAGAACAAATACCTGCAGATATCCATTCCCCTCGGTGGATATGGCCATTGCGATTTTCAATCCTTGTTTCAGTCTAACCTGTCCCCAGATTGCAAAGAGaaatgtcataataataatacagTGCACTGACTCAGAACTCTAGCAATCACAAAACAGTGTTGTTTCAAAAGAGGATTGGCAACCTTCTCCATTTCCTCTATGTACTGGTCCACGTATGCAGAAATTCTTTCAGCCAATTTTTTGGTAGGATCATGGGATTCACTACTTAGACCATCAGCAAGAGCAGGTATAGCAGAATCATATCCTTGACCTATATAAGATGGAGTTAGTAATAAATGTTATTGCAAAAGCAAAGCAGGTCAAGACAAACATTTCTTTGGACTCTCTATTACTTTTCAACACATAAATATTGTGGATGATTAACCATACGTCCAGAATCCATTAAATGAACAAGATGAAAGCAGCAGATAAATGACTCCAATGTAAGCACCGTGCACTTGACTTCCCAAATACTGATAAAGGACAACAATTTGTTTGCAGTTATGTAGTTCCAAAATAATGTACTCATAGTCCTTAGGCATTTAATTCCTACAGTTCTGTAGTAGCAAATTAATAGATATTTCAAGATGCAGATGCAGAAAAAGTTCAACCAACCTTCAGGTTTGGCAATAAAGCTCAAAACTCGGTTGATAAAGTTGCCCAAATTATTCAGCAGCTCACTATTTAATTTTGCTTGCAAATCAGGCCATGTAAATAATGTATCAGATACCTACATTGCATAATCACATTCAAGTACTTAATAAAGGGAGACAGAATAGAGCATACAATTATACTTCATGAGATACCAGTTATATTCCAAAGGTACATTTAAACTAGAGTTACCTCGGGCCTATTTGTGAGTAAGTAATATCTCCATACTTCAACTGGAATATTAGTATCTTTTGCATCATTACCAAATACTCCTATGCCTTTGCTTTTAGAAAACTTCCCTATAAATAAGTTGAATTTGAGGCAAAATTCAGTTAGTTCAACTTCAAACTATTCAAATGAAAATCAACAAGCAGTGATGTCTCAATAAATCACTTATCAATAAACTTGACAAGAAAAACAACCAACCTGCTTCATAATTCAAGTATTCAGTAACACTAATAGTCTTCATCAAGGTCCAATTTTCACCAGTTCCAAGAAGAGTAGATGGAAACATCACCTGAAGAAGCGATTCGATCAGATTCTAAAGAAGTATTTttccaatcattctaaactatACTCCATTCTGCAATGCAATTAAAGGCTGTCTTTTTCTTGTTGACCGGCTCCACTAAGCAACCAGGTGATGCATAACATAACTAAACTTGTAGGATCCATAGAGCAAAGCAATGTCAAATTGTCAATGGAGCACAGGCTGTACACTTCAAAAAATGTGGCAACCATAACAAGCTTTACAAGTAATGAACGTCATTAGAGGGAAAAGATGTGCACATGTACAAACAAGTATGCAGCTGAGACTTCGAAGCAATTCTCATAAGAACAAGCAACACTAGCAAATAAAATTGTATTgaaaacaatataaaattaaCAGAAGGATCCATTTTAACTAATGGGAATCACTGATGCCACTTGGGGGGGGAAGAACATAGGAAACAAGATATTAACATGCATTATCCTGGAAACTATAGGAGCAATAATGgtacataaaccctaaactacgATAAATCTAATAACTTACAGTGTGGAAAGGCACATTGTCCTTGCCCATAAATTGATACAACTCCACATTCTCTGGGTTTTTCCACCATTTCTCCCATTCAGTTGTGTAGCATGCAGTGATTGAGACATACCCAATAGGTGCATCAAACCAAACATAGAAAACCTTCCAATTTGAATaatatgattataaaattagtGAACAAAAAAACAAGCAACATGTTCTTTTGTGAAAGACTGAACAGAAAAACTAACCTTGTCACTGTATTTTTCATGTGGAACAGGAACCCCCCATTTCAGATCCCTGGTAATACAACGTGGCTTTAATCCTTCTCTAAGCCATGAAGCTGTTGTTTGCTTAGCATTTGAACTCCATGACCCTTTCACCTCCTCTATGTATTTTTCCAATTTCTCTCTCAACAGGGGAAGTTCAAGAAACAAGTGATCTGTATCACGAATTCGTGGAGTATTTTGACAAACCTGTTTAAGATGTGAAAATCTCAGCCAAAAGTTCATACTGCGACAACTATATTTGTATTAGAACATAACAAGTTAGTCAATATTGCTCAAGAAACCATAACTACATTAAATAA
The genomic region above belongs to Arachis duranensis cultivar V14167 chromosome 3, aradu.V14167.gnm2.J7QH, whole genome shotgun sequence and contains:
- the LOC107477341 gene encoding probable methionine--tRNA ligase, yielding MIQGFSACKLPVTSHTLAASLHSLSLSSLTLSPSLSRFFWRRSCSISPAAASHLRFRSPEMAANDRKTPKLPVKGKRNILITSALPYVNNVPHLGNIIGCVLSADVYARYCRLRGYNAIYICGTDEYGTATETKAMEENCSPKEICDKYHAIHKDIYEWFDISFDEFGRTSAPQQTEVCQAIFKRLLDNKWLSENTMQQLYCDTCKRFLADRLVEGICPTPGCEYDSARGDQCEKCGKLLNPTELKTPRCKVCQNTPRIRDTDHLFLELPLLREKLEKYIEEVKGSWSSNAKQTTASWLREGLKPRCITRDLKWGVPVPHEKYSDKVFYVWFDAPIGYVSITACYTTEWEKWWKNPENVELYQFMGKDNVPFHTVMFPSTLLGTGENWTLMKTISVTEYLNYEAGKFSKSKGIGVFGNDAKDTNIPVEVWRYYLLTNRPEVSDTLFTWPDLQAKLNSELLNNLGNFINRVLSFIAKPEGQGYDSAIPALADGLSSESHDPTKKLAERISAYVDQYIEEMEKVRLKQGLKIAMAISTEGNGYLQECEFWRLYKENKPLCSLVMKTAVGVVYILACLLEPFMPSLTQEVFKQLNLSTELHLSLCDEKGDVNKAKIPWEILNAGHKIGKPQPLFKELKDEDVEFYRKKFAGSQADRILRAEAEAGKVAEELKKTKISDGGKKKSSSKSSNDGKNKAAPEPEITISRLDIRVGLIKKAQKHPDADSLYVEEIDVGEEQPRTVVSGLVKYIPLEEMQNRKVCVLCNLKPATMRGIKSQAMVLAASNSDHTKVELVEPPSSAKVGERVTFPGFEGNPDELLNPKKKVWETLQVDLQSNGELVACYKDVPLTTSAGVCKVSSIQNGSIR